A part of Melittangium boletus DSM 14713 genomic DNA contains:
- a CDS encoding helix-turn-helix domain-containing protein → MSTPKTQVGWKLSELAEAVGVSPRTVRYYVQRGLVPAPPFKGPDTVYGEEHLLRLKAIRVLQARFLPLDAIQVELARLDAEGIRALAESESASATVPPPPAPRPPPATAPPSPPPAHATGWRRWELAPGLELHLADTADAKTRDLAEHLRALIQKTQER, encoded by the coding sequence GTGAGCACGCCGAAGACACAGGTGGGGTGGAAACTCTCGGAGCTGGCCGAGGCGGTGGGCGTGAGCCCGAGGACCGTGCGCTACTACGTCCAGCGCGGCCTGGTGCCCGCTCCCCCCTTCAAGGGGCCGGACACGGTGTACGGGGAGGAGCACCTGCTGCGACTCAAGGCCATCCGCGTCCTGCAGGCCCGCTTCCTGCCCCTCGACGCCATCCAGGTGGAGCTGGCGCGATTGGACGCCGAGGGGATCCGGGCGCTCGCCGAGAGCGAGAGCGCGAGCGCGACGGTGCCGCCCCCGCCCGCCCCCCGTCCTCCCCCGGCCACGGCACCGCCCTCTCCGCCCCCCGCCCACGCCACGGGATGGCGCCGATGGGAGCTGGCCCCAGGGCTGGAGCTGCACCTGGCCGACACGGCGGACGCGAAGACCCGGGACCTCGCGGAGCACCTGCGAGCCCTCATCCAGAAGACCCAGGAAAGGTAG